The Buchnera aphidicola str. APS (Acyrthosiphon pisum) genome has a segment encoding these proteins:
- the ribA gene encoding GTP cyclohydrolase II codes for MQLIEKAMLPTPWGNFLIFGFEEKKNGKNHVALVYGDIKTNTPTLSRVHSECLTGDAFFSLRCDCGSQLEMSMKRISQEGSGVLIYHRQEGRNIGLLNKIKAYALQDRGLDTVQANQKLGFSADERDFSLCADIFNILNIKKIRLLTNNPFKVQMLSDAGINIVERVPLIVKKNPKNAYYLKTKAEKMGHLLSE; via the coding sequence ATGCAATTAATAGAAAAAGCCATGTTACCTACTCCTTGGGGAAATTTTCTTATCTTTGGTTTTGAAGAAAAGAAAAATGGGAAAAATCATGTTGCTCTTGTATATGGTGATATAAAAACAAACACTCCTACTCTTTCTAGAGTACATTCAGAATGTCTAACAGGAGATGCTTTTTTTAGTTTACGTTGTGATTGCGGTAGTCAACTAGAAATGTCTATGAAAAGAATTTCTCAGGAAGGCAGTGGTGTATTAATTTATCATCGTCAGGAAGGGAGGAATATTGGTCTTCTTAACAAAATAAAAGCATACGCTTTACAAGATAGAGGCTTAGACACGGTTCAAGCAAATCAAAAACTTGGTTTTTCTGCAGATGAGAGAGATTTTTCATTATGCGCTGATATATTTAATATATTAAATATTAAAAAAATTCGTTTATTAACAAATAATCCATTTAAAGTGCAGATGCTGAGTGATGCCGGAATAAATATTGTAGAACGTGTTCCTCTTATTGTAAAAAAAAATCCTAAAAATGCTTATTATTTAAAAACTAAAGCTGAAAAAATGGGTCACTTGTTGTCTGAATAA
- the pyrF gene encoding orotidine-5'-phosphate decarboxylase, translating to MLNPNIFHMPKIIIALDFCNKKSAMKLVNLLNPSIFYLKIGKEMFTILGCKFVKELHQLGFNIFLDLKFHDIPNTVFNATKAAADLGIWMLSVHASGGKEMLISAKKALKSFKKAPLLIAVTALTSFKEEALKEIGINISLTEYILKLSKLSNDCGLDGIVCPGKEAKKIKFLFGNKYKIITPGIRIAKDLLYDQNNIITPKEAKEYKIDYIVIGRSITMSKNPIKKLDLIIKSMQ from the coding sequence GTGTTGAATCCTAATATTTTTCACATGCCGAAAATAATCATTGCGTTAGATTTCTGTAATAAAAAGTCCGCTATGAAATTAGTAAATCTTCTTAATCCATCAATTTTTTATTTAAAAATTGGAAAAGAAATGTTTACAATTCTAGGTTGCAAATTTGTCAAAGAATTACACCAACTAGGATTTAATATATTTCTTGATTTAAAATTTCATGATATTCCGAATACTGTATTTAACGCTACAAAGGCGGCAGCTGATTTAGGGATATGGATGTTAAGTGTTCATGCTTCTGGTGGTAAAGAAATGCTAATCTCGGCAAAAAAAGCATTAAAATCTTTTAAAAAAGCTCCTTTATTGATAGCCGTTACAGCATTAACTAGTTTTAAAGAAGAAGCATTAAAAGAAATTGGAATTAATATTTCATTAACTGAATATATTTTAAAATTATCAAAATTATCTAATGATTGTGGATTAGATGGTATTGTATGTCCAGGTAAAGAAGCAAAGAAAATCAAGTTTTTATTTGGAAATAAATATAAAATTATTACGCCAGGTATTAGAATTGCTAAAGATTTACTATATGATCAAAATAACATTATTACTCCTAAAGAAGCAAAAGAATATAAAATAGATTACATAGTAATAGGACGTTCTATTACTATGTCAAAAAATCCAATTAAAAAATTAGATTTAATAATAAAATCGATGCAATAA
- the lipA gene encoding lipoyl synthase — MKKNKDVLLKNKILKKLNIINIKNLDNIKEKLKKPDWIKIKIPVNTSRIYQIKNALRKNNLYSVCEEAHCPNLSECFNNGTATFMILGSICTRNCPFCAVFHGRPNPVNVEEPQKLSDTIFDMGINYVVITSVVRDDLYDGGAEHFVNCIKAIKNKNQVKIEILVPDFRGRIELILNIFNKALPDIFNHNIENVPRLFKKIRPGANYQRSLLLLESFKKKYCSVLTKSGLMLGLGEKDVEIIQVMKDLYSSGVTLLTVGQYLQPSIHHLPVKRYIPLSEFENIKKEALSIGFTNAFCGPFIRSSYHASFQSHLPIKNNDINNI, encoded by the coding sequence ATGAAAAAAAATAAAGATGTTTTATTAAAAAATAAAATATTAAAAAAATTAAATATTATCAATATTAAAAATCTTGATAACATTAAAGAAAAATTAAAAAAACCTGATTGGATAAAAATTAAAATACCCGTTAATACGTCTCGTATATATCAAATAAAAAATGCTTTACGTAAAAATAATCTATATTCTGTTTGTGAAGAAGCTCATTGTCCAAATTTATCTGAATGTTTTAATAATGGTACTGCAACATTCATGATTCTAGGATCTATATGCACACGAAACTGTCCTTTTTGCGCTGTTTTTCACGGAAGACCTAATCCTGTAAATGTAGAAGAACCTCAAAAATTATCTGATACTATTTTTGATATGGGGATTAATTATGTAGTAATTACCTCAGTAGTACGTGATGACTTATATGATGGGGGAGCTGAACATTTCGTTAATTGTATCAAGGCTATTAAAAATAAAAATCAAGTAAAAATTGAAATATTAGTTCCAGACTTTCGAGGAAGAATAGAATTAATTTTAAATATTTTTAATAAGGCATTGCCTGATATTTTTAATCATAATATAGAAAATGTTCCTAGACTGTTTAAAAAAATTCGTCCAGGAGCAAATTATCAAAGATCATTATTATTATTAGAGTCGTTTAAAAAAAAATATTGCAGTGTATTAACTAAATCAGGTTTAATGTTGGGTCTGGGTGAAAAAGATGTAGAAATTATTCAAGTAATGAAAGATCTTTATTCAAGTGGTGTAACGTTATTAACGGTAGGTCAATATCTTCAACCTAGTATTCATCATTTACCAGTAAAACGGTATATACCTCTTTCAGAATTTGAAAATATAAAAAAAGAAGCTTTATCGATTGGGTTTACTAATGCTTTTTGTGGTCCTTTTATTCGTTCATCATATCATGCTAGTTTTCAATCGCATTTACCTATTAAAAATAATGATATTAATAATATTTAA
- the lipB gene encoding lipoyl(octanoyl) transferase LipB, which produces MKKKIIFLRNLGIEHWLTTFNKMNNFIISRNPCTYDEIWFVEHYPIFTQGQSNEQKNLIVSNDIPVVQTNRGGQITYHGPGQQILYFLIDLKRRKMNIRQLINIMEQTVIETLNNFSIQAYTKKKMPGVYINEKKICSLGLRIKKGFTLHGLALNVNMNLTPFNYIHPCGDKNMKMTQIKDFNSNVKLKDVRFILIKELSKFLEIFIINSN; this is translated from the coding sequence TTGAAAAAAAAAATTATTTTTTTGCGTAATTTAGGAATAGAACATTGGTTAACAACATTTAATAAAATGAATAATTTTATTATATCACGCAATCCTTGTACTTACGATGAAATTTGGTTTGTAGAACATTATCCTATTTTTACTCAAGGGCAATCGAATGAACAAAAAAATTTAATTGTTTCTAATGATATTCCAGTAGTACAAACTAACAGAGGCGGTCAAATTACATATCACGGACCCGGACAACAGATATTATATTTTTTAATTGATCTAAAACGTAGAAAAATGAATATTCGTCAATTAATAAATATAATGGAACAAACAGTAATTGAAACTTTAAACAATTTTTCTATTCAAGCATACACTAAAAAAAAAATGCCAGGTGTATATATTAATGAAAAAAAAATATGTTCTTTAGGATTGCGCATAAAAAAAGGGTTTACTCTTCATGGTTTAGCATTAAATGTTAATATGAATTTAACACCATTTAACTACATTCATCCTTGCGGAGATAAAAATATGAAGATGACACAAATAAAAGATTTTAATTCAAATGTTAAATTAAAAGATGTAAGGTTTATTTTAATTAAAGAGTTATCTAAATTTTTAGAAATTTTTATAATCAACAGTAATTAA
- a CDS encoding H-NS family nucleoid-associated regulatory protein codes for MNEILKILNNIRTLRVHSRECSLEILEEILEKFKVVINERKKEEKKIKEEIAQRAIKLKKYREMLIADGINPNELLTKTNSIKSSEKRKRPKRPAKYKYINKNGDFKTWTGQGRTPSVIKNAILERKKILEDFLL; via the coding sequence ATGAATGAAATACTAAAAATTCTAAATAATATTCGTACACTTCGTGTACATTCACGAGAATGTTCTTTAGAAATTCTAGAGGAAATATTAGAAAAATTTAAAGTTGTTATTAATGAAAGAAAAAAAGAAGAAAAGAAAATAAAAGAAGAAATAGCACAGAGGGCAATAAAATTAAAAAAATATAGAGAAATGTTGATTGCTGATGGTATTAACCCTAACGAATTACTAACAAAAACTAATTCTATTAAATCATCAGAAAAACGCAAAAGACCTAAAAGACCAGCAAAATATAAATATATTAATAAAAACGGAGATTTTAAAACATGGACTGGTCAAGGTCGCACTCCATCAGTTATTAAAAATGCTATTTTAGAGCGTAAAAAAATATTAGAAGATTTTTTGTTATAA
- the hflD gene encoding high frequency lysogenization protein HflD has protein sequence MKKIHLITLSLAGICQSAHLVQQLAYSGKCDSNAFSICLKSILEINPTSFIAIYGNHEKNLIIGLEILLSTLTFSSFSYSYIELIKYISNMMIIEKKLKKSRTAIYSLKNKISVISSEYYLNYNIKNLTRKLGELYLEIISSLGSRIVIKGIKDFLQDHQIQEKIRCLLFSGIRAIVLWKQYGGNQLQLIYFRYFIIKKAKKILYHLKDAT, from the coding sequence ATGAAAAAAATACACTTAATTACGTTATCACTTGCAGGTATATGTCAGTCAGCTCATTTAGTACAGCAATTAGCTTATTCAGGAAAATGCGACAGTAATGCATTCAGTATATGTTTAAAAAGTATTTTAGAAATTAATCCAACTTCTTTCATTGCAATATATGGTAATCATGAAAAAAACCTCATCATAGGATTGGAAATATTGTTATCTACTTTAACTTTTTCTAGTTTTTCTTATTCATATATTGAACTAATTAAATACATTTCTAATATGATGATTATTGAAAAAAAGTTAAAAAAAAGTCGTACGGCAATTTATTCTTTAAAAAATAAAATATCAGTTATATCTAGTGAATACTATTTAAATTACAACATAAAAAATTTAACTCGCAAACTAGGAGAACTATATCTTGAAATTATTAGTTCTTTAGGTTCGCGTATTGTAATAAAAGGAATAAAAGATTTTTTACAAGATCATCAAATACAAGAAAAAATTCGATGTTTGTTATTTTCAGGTATTCGTGCAATAGTTTTGTGGAAGCAATATGGAGGAAACCAACTGCAATTGATATATTTTAGATATTTTATTATTAAAAAAGCAAAAAAAATATTGTATCATTTAAAAGATGCAACTTAA
- a CDS encoding enoyl-ACP reductase — translation MGFLKGKKFLIIGISSVRSIAFGIAKSLYNQKAELGFVCQNEKIRKKIKKLVEPMKSCIVLCCDVSNDKNIKKLFIDLGQVWKKFDGLVHAIAYCPKQYFNGDFIDNITREGFNISHEISSYSFIGLVKACRTMLNNFSSLLTLSYLGSQRVVPNYNVMGLAKASLEASVRYMASSLGKENIRVNAISSSPIKTISSYKITNFNKIRNCSYASSFLKNSVTSENIGNVASFLLSDLSLGITGSVIYVDNGFNVSSMNNIQ, via the coding sequence ATGGGATTTTTAAAAGGTAAAAAATTTTTAATAATTGGCATTTCAAGTGTACGATCAATTGCTTTTGGTATAGCAAAATCTTTATATAATCAGAAAGCTGAATTAGGATTTGTATGCCAAAATGAAAAAATCAGAAAAAAAATAAAAAAACTAGTAGAACCAATGAAATCTTGTATCGTACTATGTTGTGACGTTTCTAATGATAAAAATATTAAAAAATTATTTATAGATTTAGGTCAGGTATGGAAGAAATTTGACGGATTAGTTCATGCAATTGCTTATTGTCCAAAGCAATATTTTAATGGAGATTTTATTGATAATATTACCAGAGAAGGTTTTAATATTTCTCATGAAATTAGTTCTTATAGTTTTATAGGATTGGTTAAAGCCTGCAGAACAATGTTAAACAATTTTTCTTCTTTATTGACTTTATCTTATTTAGGTTCACAACGTGTCGTACCTAATTATAATGTTATGGGTTTAGCTAAAGCTTCATTAGAAGCAAGTGTCCGTTATATGGCTAGTTCATTAGGAAAAGAAAATATTCGTGTCAACGCTATTTCGTCTAGTCCCATTAAGACTATTTCCTCTTATAAAATTACAAATTTTAATAAAATACGAAATTGTTCTTATGCATCTTCTTTTTTAAAAAATTCTGTTACCAGTGAAAATATAGGAAATGTAGCATCCTTTTTATTGTCTGATTTGTCTTTAGGTATTACTGGTTCAGTTATTTATGTTGACAATGGTTTTAATGTCAGCAGCATGAATAATATTCAATAA
- a CDS encoding YchE family NAAT transporter, with the protein MNISIFDLSIYIKFFIGLCALVNPIGMIPIFTTMTNNQSFLERKKTNIVANFSVSLILLISLFFGSNILNIFGISINSFRIAGGILIISIAFSMISGQFIKTIKTKKETKEENKIDNISVVPLAMPLIAGPGAISSTIVWSTYYSSWANLFLCSLVIFLFSFVCWLCFEAAPYVVQILGNTGINIITRIMGLLLMSLGIEFISTGIGAIFPGLLH; encoded by the coding sequence ATGAATATTTCAATTTTTGATTTATCTATATATATAAAATTTTTTATAGGTTTATGTGCTTTAGTTAATCCAATTGGAATGATTCCTATCTTTACAACTATGACAAATAATCAATCTTTTTTAGAAAGAAAGAAGACTAATATAGTAGCTAATTTTTCAGTATCATTAATTTTATTAATATCATTATTTTTTGGTAGTAATATTTTAAATATTTTTGGTATATCTATTAATTCTTTTCGTATTGCTGGTGGAATTCTAATTATTAGCATAGCTTTTTCTATGATTAGCGGTCAATTCATTAAAACAATAAAAACTAAAAAAGAAACAAAAGAAGAAAATAAAATAGATAATATTAGTGTTGTTCCCTTGGCAATGCCTTTAATTGCTGGTCCAGGGGCAATTAGTTCTACTATTGTTTGGAGTACTTATTATTCAAGTTGGGCTAATTTATTTTTATGTAGTTTAGTAATTTTCTTATTTTCTTTTGTTTGTTGGTTATGTTTTGAAGCTGCTCCATATGTTGTGCAAATTCTAGGAAACACAGGAATTAATATCATTACTCGTATTATGGGTTTATTATTAATGTCTCTTGGAATAGAGTTTATTAGTACTGGTATAGGTGCTATTTTCCCAGGATTATTACATTGA
- the rnb gene encoding exoribonuclease II has protein sequence MFQNNPLLTQLKKNLHAKSPRVEGIVKSTERGFGFLEVDPQKSYFIPPKNMKNVMHGDKIIALLTTEKDREIVEPEKLIEPFLNRFVGKIEKKDNRLFIVPDYPFLKDLITCQPNKNCINIFQNGDWAVAQLKKHKLKGDHLFYAELTEKITQEDDPLIPWWVTLARHDLDRKEPLAEDDDLILKESDNRKDLTDLDFITIDNTNTKDIDDALFVSEKNNGDISLIVAIADPTAYIKHGSKLDVIASKRIFTNYLPGFNIPMLPRNLSEDICSLNPNKRRPVLACHITVLKNGNISNKIEFFLAWIKSKSKLSYDHVSDWIEKIGSWIPPTKSIANQILILHRLCLLRIKWRKKNAVLFKDSIEYRFHVSEHGKIIDVLIEKRRIAHKIIEESMIVANISAANFLSKNIGFGIYNVHSGFDLVNAENAVSFLRSYNLNFTVKEITTLKGFCNLRRVLNIISNNYIDSRIRRFQSFGDFSTIPGPHFALGFSEYATWTSPIRKYSDMINHRLLKSIIKKEKSIKPGEDIKIKISEQRRRNRMAERDVLDWLYTIFLQKKKYQNQKFNAEITDISRSGIRARLIENGANVFIPGTLIHPIREELNFNQESGKVFINGIMHYKISDLIQVTLSDIRLKTRSIIAKPVFEKFK, from the coding sequence ATGTTTCAAAATAATCCATTACTTACACAGTTAAAAAAAAACCTACATGCTAAATCACCACGTGTTGAAGGCATAGTAAAAAGCACTGAAAGAGGATTTGGATTTTTAGAAGTTGATCCGCAAAAAAGTTATTTTATACCTCCAAAAAATATGAAAAATGTTATGCATGGAGATAAAATAATTGCATTATTAACAACAGAAAAAGATCGAGAAATAGTTGAACCTGAAAAATTAATTGAACCTTTTCTAAATAGATTTGTTGGAAAAATAGAGAAAAAAGACAATCGCTTATTTATTGTTCCAGATTATCCGTTTTTAAAAGATCTTATAACATGTCAACCTAACAAAAATTGTATCAATATTTTTCAAAACGGAGATTGGGCTGTAGCTCAATTAAAAAAACATAAACTCAAAGGAGATCATCTTTTTTATGCTGAGTTAACTGAAAAAATTACTCAAGAAGATGATCCATTAATACCATGGTGGGTAACTCTAGCACGTCACGATCTTGACAGGAAAGAACCTTTAGCAGAAGACGATGATCTTATATTAAAAGAAAGCGATAATAGAAAAGATTTAACAGATTTAGATTTTATTACTATCGATAATACAAATACAAAAGATATTGATGATGCTCTTTTTGTAAGTGAAAAAAATAATGGAGATATTTCTTTAATTGTCGCTATTGCAGATCCAACCGCTTATATTAAACATGGTAGTAAATTAGATGTTATAGCATCTAAAAGAATATTTACAAATTATTTACCAGGTTTTAACATTCCTATGTTACCCCGTAATTTATCAGAAGATATATGTTCATTAAATCCTAACAAACGTCGCCCTGTATTGGCATGTCATATTACGGTTTTAAAAAATGGAAATATCTCTAATAAAATTGAGTTTTTTTTAGCCTGGATTAAATCAAAATCAAAATTATCTTACGATCATGTTTCAGATTGGATTGAAAAAATAGGGTCATGGATACCACCAACAAAATCTATTGCAAATCAAATATTAATTTTACATCGTCTATGTTTATTACGTATAAAATGGCGCAAAAAAAATGCAGTGTTATTTAAGGATAGCATAGAATATCGCTTCCATGTATCAGAACATGGAAAAATCATAGATGTGTTAATTGAAAAAAGGCGTATTGCTCATAAAATTATTGAAGAATCTATGATAGTAGCAAATATATCTGCTGCTAATTTTTTATCTAAAAATATTGGTTTTGGTATATATAATGTTCATTCTGGTTTTGATCTTGTTAATGCTGAAAATGCAGTATCCTTTTTGAGAAGTTACAATTTAAACTTTACTGTGAAAGAAATAACTACATTGAAAGGTTTTTGTAATCTAAGACGTGTATTGAATATTATATCTAATAATTACATCGATAGTCGTATCCGTCGTTTTCAATCTTTTGGAGATTTCAGTACTATACCAGGACCACATTTTGCACTTGGTTTTTCAGAATATGCAACCTGGACTTCTCCTATTCGTAAATATAGTGATATGATTAATCATCGTTTATTAAAATCTATTATAAAAAAAGAAAAGTCAATTAAACCTGGTGAAGATATTAAAATAAAAATAAGTGAACAAAGACGACGTAATAGAATGGCTGAAAGAGATGTTTTAGATTGGCTTTATACTATATTTTTACAGAAAAAAAAATATCAAAACCAAAAATTTAACGCGGAAATAACTGATATTTCTAGGAGTGGAATAAGAGCCAGATTAATAGAAAATGGTGCTAATGTTTTTATTCCTGGAACTCTAATACATCCTATTAGAGAAGAATTAAATTTTAATCAAGAATCAGGAAAAGTTTTTATTAATGGTATTATGCATTATAAAATATCTGATTTGATTCAAGTCACTTTATCAGATATTCGTTTGAAAACTCGTAGTATTATTGCCAAACCTGTATTTGAAAAATTTAAATAA
- the purB gene encoding adenylosuccinate lyase → MELTSLTAISPVDGRYSNLTILLRNIFSEFGFLKYRLNIEVQWLKKIISMSQILDINNIEYKEILFLDSIVEEFNEKDAILIKNIEKETNHDIKALEYFLKNKIAQSKNLLTISEFVHFGCTSEDINNIAYSLMIKDARDKIILPLWYKIISTLKKMVFKYQHYPLLSLTHGQPATPSTMGKEIANFYYRMKRQYIILKKIEILGKINGSTGNYNAHLAAYPDINWHKISKDFITSFGINWNPYTTQIEPHDYIAEFFSCMSLFNTILINFNRDMWGYISLNYFKQRTIDYEIGSSIMPHKVNPIDFENSEGNLGLSNALMNHMITKLPISRWQRDLSDSTVLRNIGVAISYAIIAYNSVLSGINKLEINESELLKNLDKNWSILSEPIQTIMRRYGIKNAYEKLKKLTRGKEINRNVIHTFISSLNIPEEEKKRLKNMTPFNYIGAASQIINEIE, encoded by the coding sequence ATGGAATTAACCTCTTTAACAGCCATCTCTCCTGTTGATGGTCGATACAGCAATTTAACAATATTATTAAGAAATATTTTTAGTGAATTTGGTTTTTTAAAATATCGTTTGAACATTGAAGTTCAGTGGCTAAAAAAAATCATTAGTATGTCTCAAATATTAGATATTAATAATATTGAATATAAAGAAATATTATTTCTTGATAGTATTGTTGAAGAATTTAATGAAAAAGATGCAATTCTTATTAAGAATATAGAAAAAGAAACCAATCATGACATTAAGGCTTTAGAGTATTTTTTAAAAAACAAGATCGCTCAATCTAAAAATCTTTTAACTATTTCAGAGTTCGTACATTTTGGATGTACTTCGGAAGACATTAACAATATAGCATACTCATTAATGATTAAAGATGCTCGTGATAAAATAATTTTACCATTATGGTATAAAATTATAAGTACTTTAAAAAAAATGGTTTTTAAATATCAACACTATCCTTTATTATCTTTAACTCATGGACAACCCGCTACTCCATCAACTATGGGAAAAGAGATTGCTAATTTTTATTACCGAATGAAACGGCAGTATATCATACTCAAAAAAATAGAAATATTAGGAAAAATTAATGGAAGTACTGGTAATTATAATGCACATTTAGCAGCATATCCTGATATTAACTGGCATAAGATAAGTAAAGATTTCATCACGTCATTTGGTATTAATTGGAACCCATATACTACTCAGATCGAACCTCATGATTATATTGCAGAATTTTTTAGTTGCATGTCTCTATTTAATACAATATTAATTAATTTTAATCGCGACATGTGGGGTTATATTTCACTTAATTATTTTAAACAAAGAACAATAGATTATGAAATAGGTTCTTCAATAATGCCCCACAAAGTCAATCCTATTGATTTTGAAAATTCTGAAGGTAATTTAGGACTTTCTAATGCTCTTATGAATCATATGATTACAAAATTACCTATTTCTAGATGGCAGCGTGATTTAAGTGATTCTACGGTATTAAGAAATATAGGTGTGGCTATTTCTTATGCAATAATTGCATATAATTCTGTATTATCAGGAATTAATAAATTAGAAATTAATGAATCTGAATTATTAAAAAATTTGGATAAAAATTGGTCTATTTTATCGGAACCTATTCAGACTATTATGCGTCGTTATGGAATTAAAAACGCATATGAAAAATTAAAAAAATTGACTCGAGGAAAAGAAATAAATAGAAATGTCATACATACATTTATTTCTAGTTTAAATATTCCTGAAGAAGAAAAAAAACGTTTAAAAAATATGACTCCTTTCAACTATATTGGAGCAGCGAGTCAAATTATCAATGAAATAGAATAA
- a CDS encoding transglycosylase SLT domain-containing protein, which translates to MTLGILAISILLLTGFNQFLNTKPTLKKNYFLNQKSIKNTLKNWNDIIATTANKYKVDEKLIKSIVYVESSGNPYAKSQSNAIGLMQIKPSSAGAEVYRLNGKKGRPSIQELYDPKTNIDIGTSYISFLQKKFISIKNKDVMRYAIIVAYVNGTSALLKTFSKSRKEAINIINTMTKKSFCTHIKKNTRQCKHFVI; encoded by the coding sequence GTGACATTAGGAATATTAGCTATTTCCATTCTGTTATTAACTGGATTTAATCAGTTTTTAAATACAAAACCAACTTTAAAAAAAAATTATTTTTTAAATCAAAAAAGTATAAAAAATACTTTAAAGAATTGGAATGATATCATTGCAACTACAGCTAATAAATATAAAGTTGATGAGAAATTAATTAAGTCCATTGTTTACGTAGAATCTTCTGGTAATCCTTATGCTAAAAGTCAATCTAATGCTATCGGATTAATGCAAATCAAACCTTCCTCAGCCGGAGCAGAAGTATATCGTTTAAATGGAAAAAAAGGCAGACCTTCTATTCAAGAATTATATGATCCAAAAACGAATATAGATATAGGAACTTCTTATATCAGTTTTTTACAAAAAAAATTCATCAGTATAAAAAACAAAGATGTCATGAGATATGCTATAATTGTCGCATATGTCAATGGAACTAGTGCACTTCTTAAAACATTTTCTAAAAGTAGAAAAGAAGCAATAAACATAATAAATACTATGACAAAAAAATCTTTTTGTACACACATAAAAAAAAACACCCGGCAGTGCAAGCATTTCGTTATTTAA